gatctcctgacctcgtgatccgcccgcctcggcctcccaaagtgctgggattacaagcgtgagccactgcgcccggcctcttgatttattttgaaccattgaaaaatggaaaaaccatTCTTAACTCATAGGCCACAAAAAAcaagccagatgcggtggctcatttctattatcccagcattttgggaggccgaagcaggcggatcacttgaggtcaggagttcaagaccagcctggccaatgtggtgaaactccgtctctactaaaaatacaaaaaaattagctaggtgtggaggcaggtgcctataatcctagctactcgggaggctgaggcatgagaatcgtttgaatctgggaggtggaggttgcagtgagttgagatcgtaccactgcactccagcctgggcgacaaagtgagactccgtcccaaaacaaaacaaaacaaaacaaacaaacaccaaaaaaaaaaaacagtcttcaGGATTTGACTTGTggactgtagtttgctgaccctttTTCTATTCTGGGACTCCAGGTGAGAAATGAGACCCTAGGTAGAAGTCCTAAGGTAGGAGTTTTAGGGTTTCTGggaaagaatgatttttttttttttttttttgacagagtcttgttccgttgcccaggctggagtctggagtgcagtggtgcgatctcagctcactgcaacctccacctaccaggttcaagctattctcttgcctcagcctcccaagtagctgggattacaggtgtgtgccaccacacccagctaatttttgtatttttagtagagatggggtttcaccatgttggccaggctggtctcgaactcctgacctcaggtgatccgcccaccttggcctcccagagtgctgggattacaggcatgagccaccgcgcccagctgaaagagtgattttttttttactgaataaaGTTGCCCAACAATGGAACTGGTTCTGGTAATGTGCCCCCATCACTAGATGTGATTAAGGCATGTGTCAGGGAATCTAGAGGTTTGACCAGAAACCTCTAAAACCCCTTGGACTTGTGATATTCAATGACTCTATTATATGGTAACAATAAGAAGTGTAATATATTGAGTCGCCACTCTGTACTAGGTATTGTGTTAAGCTTCCCCCAAGTACAATCCTCATTGATATCACCACAGTCCTATGAGATGGGTCCTATTTTCATTTCACaagggagaaaactgaggctcagtgttGACATTTAGTAACATGGCCTGGATTCAGTAGGCCTTTAACTACCCTGGACCCTTCCCCTAGATTCCTCTTAATCTGTAGAAGTGTAAACACTTCTGGCTCATTCctgcatttattctttcaatagTTGTTTCCTGAGCAGCTGGTGAGTTGACATACCCAGGTTCTGCCTTAAGGAGCTCACAGCCTCCATTTTCCTCCAGGGACTCTTCTTCAGTAGAGCTGGGCAGGGAACCCCGCACTCTTGACCTTCAGTGTTACGCCAGTCTTCTTAGAGCCTCTCACTGGGAGACTGATGATAGGCAGAGCAAGAGGCATCTTGGGCTGCCCTTTGGATCCCAGGGCACTGAGGATACAGTTCAGGGTCCCAGATTCCATGACGGGGAAGCCTGAGAGTCTAGCCTGATGCTAGTTTGGGCTCCTTGAGGCTCCATTCTGAGAACGAGGTCAACATGCAGCCCAAAGCCATCCTGGGGTGGCATTTAGTTGAGAAAATGgaccctgtttgtttgtttgcagtaTGTGGACCAGCATTCACCCATCTCAAGGTTGGCGTGGGACATCAGCTGGATGCCCAGGCTTCTGGAGTACTTGGTAGGTGATGTGAGAAGCCTGGGGCTACAGTGATAAGGCTTGAGAAAAGATCCCGAAGCTACCAGGAGCCCAGCCCACTTCTTACCTGGCACCCACGTCCCACCACTCCTCTCCTGCCCTGATTCCTGCCCCAAGGCTGATCAGCTGGGGAGTGGATAGGTGGGATGGAGCTAATCAGAGGTTAATACCACAGTCACCCACCTTTATTCAGTGATTCCCACACATGACGTAGTTCGAGGCCCTTTATGCACATTTATTTACCACAACAACTTTATTAGGTAGATATTGTATGATTTTATGGAAGAAGAAAGTAGGACTTAGGTGACTTGTTCTGGGTCCCATGGCCAGTGAATACCCCTGGTCCGGAGAGGGAAAACCATCATTGCATCATGGGGCAGCCAGGCACGTGACTCTGGACCTAATGGCCAGGGCCTGCATGTGGCTGGGTCTGGACACACAAAGCCCTAGTCATGAGCCATCTGTGTCCCCAGGGTCAGGTGGTGCCCACGTCCTCCAGCCGCGACAGTCACAGTCCCCTTGTCTTGCTTCCTGAGGCACAGGCAGGCAGACATGATCTCATGCCCCCTCTCCCTGTTCTGTCTCCCCACGAGTGAATGCAGGGTCATTCTCTCCCTCAGCCAGAGGGAGAAACAGACTGGGAGAAAGGCAGGAAGTGACCACAGTGGCCACCGTTTATTGGGCCCTTCCTGTGTGCTGACTGCACAGCACCCACaggaatcagtatttttttttttttcctgagatagagtcttgctctgtctcccaggctggagtgcaatggcgcgatctcggctcactggaacctccgcctcctgggttcaagcaattctccctgcctcagcctcccgagtaggtgggattacaggtgaccgccaccacgcctggctgattttttttttttttttgtgagacggagtctcactcttgttgcccaagctggagtgtagtggcatgatttcggcatcacacctggctaattttgtatttttttggtagagatgggtttcaccatattggccaagctggtctcaaactcctgacctcaggtgatctacctgcctcggcctcccaaagttctgggattacaggcgtgagccactgcccctggccttcaGACAGTATTTTTACCCCCATTTTACTGGTGGGGAACTTGATGCTCAAAGAGGCTAAAGATTATACTCAGAGCTGCCCCTGATTTGAGTGCAGGTTTGTGTGACTAGGCCAGGGATCTCTTCCTCTCAGGTGTCAGAATCCCCTGGAGAGCTTGGCAAGGATCCTAGGCCCCCTCCAACCATGAGTCAGATTCAGTGCATGTGGGTAAGGCCCAGCAATCTGCATGTGACATATACCCAGAGGGGTGCACTTGCCCCCTGTAGATCTTTTTGCCTTCTTGTTGCCTTTGGCAGCATCAGAAAACGGAGTATTCCGATagtggggtaggggtggggataCTTAGGGGAATGGGAAGGGGGTCCCAGGTGTGAGATGAGGCTGGCTGCTTTTCAGTGCTCGGCGTGGGACATGGATGCAGGCTCCTCACCGATATGTACAATGCTCATCTTACCAAGGTATGAGGTTCTGGGGACAGACTGCTTCTCCCTTGGTCCTTTCCTGGGGGTCACCAGCAGGATTCTGAAGCTTAGAGGATTCCGTGGGGGAACACCCAAGCCGTAAGCAAGCATTTTTTTGATGATCGTGTGCGTGCAGGggctgtaataataataacaataataactactGGCGTTAGTGTATGCCGACTACTCTGTGCTGAGCACTGTACCTGGATTCCTTTAGGGAAGCCTCACAGCCTCCCTGTAAAGTGGAATCTGTTGttagccccatttcacagatgagagaactgaggctcagagaggagctGTCACTTACCTAGATCATGTAGTTGTTAGGGCTttaagagctgggatttgaacctaggtctcTCTAACACCAGAGCTTGATCATGGTGCCATTCCCTATTCTGTCCCAAGACTGAGAGGTAGATGTCAGCATCCTGCCCACAGGGAGCTTACCATCCAGAGGTGGGGTCGGGGCTATGGAGTTTGATACCACAAAGTATGTACGCAGGTGCCACGTTATGGGGCCCACATTTTTAGTGGTTAAGGGCACAAATTCTGGAGCCCAATGGCTTCAGTTTGAACCCCAGCTTCCACCACTCTgacagctgtgtgtccttgggtgGATTACCTAATTAatatctgtgtgcctcagtttcctcatctgtaaaatgggaatgagggccaggtgtggtgactcatacctgtaatcccagtactttgggaggctgaggcaggaggattgcttgagcccaggaatttgagaccagtctgggcaacatagcaagactccatctctatttaaaaaatttttttaattattataatttttatttttttttaatttttttaaattataaaaattttaaaaattgtggccgggctcagtggctcctgccactttgggaggctgaggtaggtgggtcacttgaggccaggagttcaagaccagcctggacaacatggtgaaaacctgtctctactaaaaatacaaaaaaattaggcaggctggtggcgcatgccagtcctcccagctactcggtgatccacctgcctctgtctcccaaagtgctgggattatatgtgtgagtcactgtacccagccaatcATTACTTATCTGTGGCAGATGGGGTTAGCTGCACAGATTCAGAGGAGGGAGAGTTTTTACAAGCAGGGATGAGCAAGGGCCTGATCTGGGCCATGAAATCTTACTCTATTTAGAGGTGTAGAGAGAAGCCGACAGGGCATGTTAGAAGGGGCTTGGGGTGAGAAATTGCCGAGTTAGGTTGGAGAGGAGAAACATGGAGGCCTGGGGTGGCCACAGGGTGGCTGTCAGCGGTCAGCACCTTTGGAGGCTGCCAGTGCTCGTTGTCATGGAAACCAGCCAGCAATCTTGTAGGAAGCCTGCTGACTGGGAGCCAGGTACCATGTCCTGCTGAATCCGGGCAGCAGCACTGTGAGACTGGCCCTGTTACTGTCCCCAGGTGACGGGAGAGCTTGAATACAAAGAGAGCAAGAGCTGCTGAAGGCCACATGACAGAGCTGGTGCCCTTCCTCATGGGGCCGTGGAGCAGTtgggcaggggctgggcacaTGAGCTCCCTGAGGGAGACCTGaggaccccccacccccagcttctgGGGCAGGGGCTACTAGGGCTTAGAGTGGGGTCTCTGACGGATCTTTACCTCCCTGTCCTTGAAGGATTACACAGTGCGTGGCCTCCTGGGCAAAGCTACAGATGACTTCCGTGAGGATGGGAGGCTGGTAGAGAAGACAACCTATGGTGAGAACCGGAAGTGGCTGCCGCTGCCTCCCTCGCGTTTGCTTTCCCTGAGTCCTCTCCCCGCCCTAGGCCACGCTGGCCACTTCTCAGTTCCACTCCACACACCAGGCTTGGGCTGAGGCTTTGGCCACGGGATCTGTGCTCCAGGAGCACCCTCTACTCCCCTGCTTGCCTGGCTCAAATGTAACATCACTTCCAAAGACTCTACTCTCTCTCCATATCGTcagttttttcccttttccttttctttttttttttttttttttttttttttgagatggagtctcgctttgatgcccaggctggagtgcagtggcacgatcttggctcgctgcaagctccacctcccgggttcacgccattctcctgcctcagcctcccgagtagctgggactacaggcgcctgccaccacgcccggcttttttttttgtgtgtatttttagtagcgacgggagacggggtttcactgtgttagccaagatggtctcaatctcctgacctcgtgatccgcccaccttggcctcccaaagtgctgggattacaggcatgagctaccgcgcccggcctttccttttttttttgaaacgatgtctcgctctgtcgcccaggttggattgcagtggcttgcgatctcagcttactgcaacctcccctcccaggttcaagcaattctcctgcctcagccttcggagtagctgagattacaggtgcacaccaccacacccagctaattttttgtatttttagtagaaatggggtttcaccctgttggccagtctggtctggaactcctgacctcaggtattctgcccacctcggcctcccaaagtactgggattacaggcgtgagtcaccacgcctgactactgttctaaattttgaaaacaggctgggcgcagtggctcacgcctgtaatcccagcactttgggaggtcgaggtgggtggatcacaaggtcaggagtttgagaccagcctggccgatatggtaaaaccccatctctagtaaaaatacaaaaattagccaggcgtggtggcaggcacctgtagtcccagctactcaggaggctgaggcaggagaatcgcttgaacctgggaggcagaggttgcagtgagctgagatcgcaccactacactccagcctggcaacagagtgagactccatctcaaaaaaaaaaaataatagtaataataatacaaaaaattagccgggcgtggtagtgcacacctataatcccagctactcgggaggctgaggcaggagaatcgcttgaccccaggaggtgagggttgcagtttgccgagatctcaccactgcactccagccagggcaacagagcgagattccatctcaaaaaaaaaaaaaaaaaggccaggttcggtggctcacgcctgtaatcccagcactttgggaggccaaggcaggcggattgcctgatgtcaggagttcgagaccagcctggccaacatggtgaaaccccgtctctactaaaaatacaaaaactagctgggtgtggtggcgtgtacctgtaatcctagcttttcaggaggctgaggcaggagaattgcttgaatccaggaggcggagcttgcagtgaatggagattgtgccattgcactccaacctgggcaacagaacaagactctgtctcaaaaaaaggccgggtgcagtggctcacacctgtaatcttagcactttgggatgccaaggcgggcagatcacaaggtcaggagattgagaccatctggccaacatgatgaaaccccgtctctactaaaaatacaaaaaaaaaaaaaaaaatagctgggcgtggtggcacacacctttagtcccagctactcgggaggctgaggcaggagaatcgcttgaacccaggaggcagaagttgcagtgagttgagatcgtgccactgcactccagcctgggtgacagagcgagactctgtaaccaaaacaaaacaaaacaaaacaaagaacttttgaacacaaagaaggaaacgaTACTGGGGTGTACTTGAGGTAGGGGAGGGTagacagagggagagaagcagaaaaggtaactattgggtactgggcttaatacctgggtgatgaaataatctgtacaacaaacctccacgACAAATGTTTACCTGTGtagcaaaccttcacatgtacccctgaacctaaaataaaagttataaagatAGAATGCCctcgccgggtgcggtggctcaagcctgtaatcccagcactttgggaggctgaggcgggcggcttacgaggtcaggagatcgagaccatcctggctaacacggtgaaacgccctctctactaaaaatacaaaaaattagccaggcgcggtggcaggcgcctatagtcccagctactcggggggctgaggcaggagaatggcgtgaacccaggaggcggagcttgcagtgagcccagattgcaccactgcactccagtctgggtgacatacagactccatctcaaaaaaaaaaaaaaaaaagatagaatgcCCTTACAATGCTGAGTCATGTGTATCTTTCTGAGAAGAAGGTCCAGTGCTTTCATGAGAATCTCAAAGGACTCCCAACCACCCCGCCATGGGGATCCCTCCAAAACATCCTCTCTCCGTGTTCCAGGGATGGGGCTGGCCTCAGGGGAAGGAGTTTGCTGTGACCAATCCTCAGCAGGTACCTGCGCACTGACAACCCCCTGCCTTTTCCAGACCACGTGACCAAAGAGAAGCTGGACCGCATTCTGGCCATGATCCAAGGCTCCCATCAGAAGGCCCTGGTGATGTGAGTAGGGCCCTCAGGGAGGTACTGGGAGAGCAGTAAGTGCCCTTGGCTCCCATAGGCTCCCCCAAACCTGGGGCAGATTCCATGGATCTTGTTTTTAGAGCCCAGAACCAGACAGGAGCTACCTGTTTCTTTCTTGGTGTTAAGAAATGGTTCTGTGTGCCAGGTCTTGGGTTGGCCAATGAGAGGCCAAGAAGAGCAAGAGAACCAAGCTGTCCTGCTGAGATTATATGATCTAATGGCAGGGAAACCAGGGACCACATCATCGGAGCACAGAGCTCAAGGGCAAGAGCAGCCAAGGAGTTAAGAGCTTGGGCTCTGGAGCCACCTTACCTGGGTTTCCTGACTATCAGGCACCTGGTGATGAAGGAGGGCAGGGAAGGTGGCTGGAGGAGCCACGGTGGCAGGGCACACAAAGCAAGTGAGGAGCTTCCAGAGAGGTGCTTCTCATGTGAGGGAAAGGGTAGGTGGCCCACCCAGCTGCAGCCCCCCTCCTGATCTGCAGGTACTCCAACCTCGACCTGAAGACCCAGGAGGCCTATGAGATGGCTGTGAGAGGCCTGATCCGGCCCATGAACAAGTCCCCCATGCTGATAACCGGCATCCAATGCCTCTACTTTGCACCTCCGGAATTCCTCTTAGGTAGGTTGGCCAAGGAAGTTGGAGCAGTGAGATGGGGCCCCTGGGTTTGGGAGTCACTCAGGAACGCTCTTGCAGAGGTCACTGTTGTCTGGCTCAGCTGAGGCCAGCACACGCCGCCCTGATCTCTGTGGGCCAAGGCATCAGGTGCCAACTTCCTTCCCAGCCCTGGCCTGGACTTGGCTGATGACAGAGCTCACAGAACAAAAGCTCTCTTATCTCTTGCCAAGTCACCCTTGGAAGCCAGACCTTACCAAGCAAAGGTTATATTTAGTGGCTCATTTCCAGAGCTGCCATGTTTGAAGCTGTGAGGGCTCCATCAGACACAACTCTTACCTCCCCAGTCCCACCTAGCTCAGGCCCCTCTTATCTGTGTTCCTTTTGTCTCTCCCTGCCCCCGCCCCTTTTTTCTGTTGGTCATGTTAATGCCTGCTCCTCTGCTTGGGCACTGAACTCTCTGTTTATTAAGCACTTTCCATAAATGATCTCTGTTACTCCTCataactcccattttacagatagggaaactgagtctTAGTAAAAGGCAGgttctaacctgggcaacatggcaagaccctgtctctacaaaaaataaaaaattagccagttgtgatgGCTCAGaattgtagtcctagctactccagaggctgaggcaggaggatcatgtgagcctaggaggtcgaggctgcagtgatctgtgatcataccactgcactccagcctgggtgatggaatgagacCTTGTTGCCAAAAAAGGGCAGATGCTGACTTAGCAAGTCCCGGTGGGGCCTGAGGTTCTGCAAGTCTAACACATTTCAAGTGGCACCCACAGGGCAGGTCCTCTGAATAGCACAACCTGGAGAGCTTAGGGGTCTTGCTAAGGTTGTTACATACCTAGGAGGTATCCAAGGGGTGTGAGTTCACAACCACACTAGAGGCTGTGCTCTCACCACCATGTCTGTCATTGTGTGTCCCTGGCAGAGGTGCAGTGCGTGCATGAGACGCAGAAAGAGCTGCGAAAATTGGTTCATGAAATCGGCCTGGAGCTAAAGACCACTGCTGTCTGCTCCCAAGTGCGGCGCACGCGCGACGGCTTCTTCACGCTAGACAGTGCCCTCCTGAGGACCCAGTGGGACCTAACCAATATCCAGGATGCTATCCGGGCTGCTGCCCCCCAGGTAGCTGCAGAGCTGGAGAAGAGCTTGAGCCCAGGGCTGGACACCAAGCAGCTCCCCAGTCCGGGATGGTCCTGGGACTCCCAGGGCCGGAGCTTTACCTTGGGGCTGGAGAGGGGTGCGGGGCAGTGAGTGCCCAGGCAGCTGCTGGGGCAGTGGATGGATAAATAGAAGAACTGCTATGAGCTGGACCTGATAGCTGTATAGAAAGTGACAgtaggaggctgggcgtggtggctcacgcttgtaatcccagcactttgggaggccgaggcgggtggatcacgaggtcaggagatcgagaccatggtgaaaccccgtctctactaaaaatacaaaaaattagccgggcgtggtggcgggcgcctgtagtcccagctactcggagaggctgaggcaggagaatggcgtgaacctgggaggcggagcttgcagtgagccgagattgggccactgcactccagcctgggcgacagagcgagactccgcctcaaaaaaaaaaaaaaaaaaaaaaaagaaagtgacagtAGGGGCACCTTTTCTACGTGTGACACAAAACTCAAGCTGTAACAGAAAGATCAATGGACTTGACCcaactgaaaaggaaaaacttcTGTATGGAAGAAAAGACAGTAAACAAATGACAGACTGATAGAAAGTATTGGcaaaccaggcgtggtggcgggcacttgtaatcccagctagtcccaaggctgaggcaggagaattgcttgcacccaggagtttaaggttgtAGTGCGCTAGACggcgcctgtgaatagccactgcactctagtctggggaACATATAAGAcccccccatctcaaaaaaaaaaaaatccccaataaaCTATGTgcccatgaaaattaaaaattaaaaaaaattataagtatttgCAGTGTCATTAACCAAGGACTAATATCCACAATATACAGA
The nucleotide sequence above comes from Symphalangus syndactylus isolate Jambi chromosome 3, NHGRI_mSymSyn1-v2.1_pri, whole genome shotgun sequence. Encoded proteins:
- the TRUB2 gene encoding pseudouridylate synthase TRUB2, mitochondrial isoform X1, with the translated sequence MGSAGLSRLHGLFAVYKPPGLKWKHLRDTVELQLLKGLNARKPPAPKQRVRFLLGPMEGSEEKELTLTATSVPSLINHPLVCGPAFTHLKVGVGHQLDAQASGVLVLGVGHGCRLLTDMYNAHLTKDYTVRGLLGKATDDFREDGRLVEKTTYDHVTKEKLDRILAMIQGSHQKALVMYSNLDLKTQEAYEMAVRGLIRPMNKSPMLITGIQCLYFAPPEFLLEVQCVHETQKELRKLVHEIGLELKTTAVCSQVRRTRDGFFTLDSALLRTQWDLTNIQDAIRAAAPQVAAELEKSLSPGLDTKQLPSPGWSWDSQGRSFTLGLERGAGQ
- the TRUB2 gene encoding pseudouridylate synthase TRUB2, mitochondrial isoform X2; this translates as MGSAGLSRLHGLFAVYKPPGLKWKHLRDTVELQLLKVCGPAFTHLKVGVGHQLDAQASGVLVLGVGHGCRLLTDMYNAHLTKDYTVRGLLGKATDDFREDGRLVEKTTYDHVTKEKLDRILAMIQGSHQKALVMYSNLDLKTQEAYEMAVRGLIRPMNKSPMLITGIQCLYFAPPEFLLEVQCVHETQKELRKLVHEIGLELKTTAVCSQVRRTRDGFFTLDSALLRTQWDLTNIQDAIRAAAPQVAAELEKSLSPGLDTKQLPSPGWSWDSQGRSFTLGLERGAGQ
- the TRUB2 gene encoding pseudouridylate synthase TRUB2, mitochondrial isoform X3; the encoded protein is MEGSEEKELTLTATSVPSLINHPLVCGPAFTHLKVGVGHQLDAQASGVLVLGVGHGCRLLTDMYNAHLTKDYTVRGLLGKATDDFREDGRLVEKTTYDHVTKEKLDRILAMIQGSHQKALVMYSNLDLKTQEAYEMAVRGLIRPMNKSPMLITGIQCLYFAPPEFLLEVQCVHETQKELRKLVHEIGLELKTTAVCSQVRRTRDGFFTLDSALLRTQWDLTNIQDAIRAAAPQVAAELEKSLSPGLDTKQLPSPGWSWDSQGRSFTLGLERGAGQ